The following proteins are encoded in a genomic region of Bacillus horti:
- a CDS encoding collagen binding domain-containing protein — MRRKFGIVAIAFLLAFQTLLFGMTGIANQEGDPNGENPVDEETTVTEDVYASASNISLQALAPVQLTDIKLYYLDDDNTPIDVESPEAKTRLSRGENVRLTYTWSLPNSENYGEGDYYEFNLPTEFKLHSDILDEPLVFNGVDIGTFTVTESDNRVIMLFNDFVNSFSNIGGTLEVWSIINENLQSVTSEVEIYFPLFGSGKTIPIKLKPYGGSLISKSGEADRVYNGKEIIWTVDINTGLEEISNALVTDEIISGLELDISSIAVYRLNVSLDGDRTLGALVDSSDYTDSSAADTLEIGFGFGDIDSAYRIIYTTDITAEWEGSRSFQNTARLTGNGSINQTASATVSVSRGESLNKRSTNYDPDDHTITWEIQFNYNSRIISAVDAVLVDQFDIEQPSGQTEPLSMRVVGGLVPSSFVIYQITLNDDGGETGTPIRLAESEYSVEPNPDADGFVLRFNNENGISEPYKIVYQTQIVGKVFVDQDASNQVRIDGENRWRGEGVTLQQGILRKSNSGINYSAKTTNWRVTFNANEFDMEQVEFTDDFTNRGLQLRENTVTINGTPIGSTTHDLEPISGDYKNGFTITFDSGSTISSRYVIDYTTDFIPDERTNRNGNFTNRATLEWSESGSTPFTKVINAGFTPNDYTQNNGYKNGSYNAVTKEITWNVGFNYNLIDIDQAIVEDYFLSGQQLVPGSIEVSEMVIASDGDASRGASVTSGFTIDTNLTDGNNNPGFKISFENPIDTGYIITYRTTLDELLIVETYPNIAYVYDGSEELTRLSASVSVTHGTEYTHKEADYTSGVIVDWRIWINRGQSRVPAGAKIVDTPSDNQILLEDSFELYGTQVSSGGQVTKDTNNRLAEGVDYTLEILVDESGKETFELTFTNILTVPYVLEYQSFINARNNEYVSNTVEFHGQGIAVETTESEERIQVRLSGGSGTGSGQVGDLVVVKVDHDDQSIRLPNATFSLYFASNNRLIRTLETGADGTVTFENLLFTSYTLVEDEAPDGYELDINNSQTVTLTSGQDETEIIVTNKSTASILAGLGDYVWFDENRNGVQDPDEAGVNGVTVNLYHKNSEDEFVLINTAVTSDDNQGNPGYYLFDELRPGEYRVEFILPSGYVFTEQYSTNNPTNGVDDSNADPETGFTETIVLGEGEYNLTIDAGLVLPLGKLGDYVWIDGNRNGIQDPKELGINGVTVRLYEENEHGELIQVGEMETGDKDGLPGYYLFEDLEPGNYQVEFELPNGYTFTRTNAGSDQEVDSNVDSQGWTEIIPLAQGEINLTIDAGLVRIITGGGDDDWVPPTNPPRPQDPKDDDKEDSEGNEGTEEGQDGDENDSTTPPATGDGDGDVPGEGSGTDQTGGNDSDMTNPPGSPGSDESGTPAPGQKLPQTGETRSFLPWVGALLCLVGIVLWVKRRSLMVNTNEK; from the coding sequence ATGAGAAGAAAGTTTGGTATTGTTGCCATTGCTTTTTTGCTTGCTTTCCAAACCCTTTTATTTGGAATGACAGGTATTGCGAATCAAGAGGGGGACCCGAATGGTGAAAACCCTGTTGATGAAGAAACTACAGTAACGGAGGATGTGTATGCTTCGGCTTCTAATATTAGCCTGCAAGCGTTAGCTCCTGTTCAACTAACTGATATTAAGCTGTACTATTTGGATGATGACAATACTCCAATAGATGTGGAAAGCCCCGAAGCTAAAACTCGTTTGAGTCGTGGAGAGAATGTCAGATTAACATATACTTGGTCTCTTCCTAATTCAGAGAACTATGGGGAAGGAGATTACTACGAATTTAACCTTCCCACTGAATTCAAGCTTCACAGCGATATTTTGGATGAGCCTTTAGTATTTAATGGGGTGGATATCGGGACTTTTACAGTTACGGAATCGGATAATAGGGTTATCATGTTGTTTAATGACTTTGTAAACAGCTTCTCCAATATTGGAGGAACCCTTGAGGTTTGGAGTATTATTAACGAAAACCTGCAAAGCGTTACGTCAGAAGTTGAAATATACTTCCCACTATTTGGTTCTGGTAAAACCATCCCAATTAAATTGAAGCCTTATGGGGGATCGCTTATCTCTAAAAGCGGAGAAGCAGATAGGGTCTATAATGGGAAAGAAATCATTTGGACTGTTGATATTAACACTGGATTAGAAGAGATCAGTAATGCATTGGTGACCGATGAAATCATTTCTGGACTTGAGCTAGATATTAGCTCAATTGCGGTCTATCGTCTAAATGTATCCTTAGATGGTGACCGAACACTAGGTGCTCTTGTTGATTCATCTGACTATACTGATTCATCTGCTGCAGATACTCTAGAAATTGGTTTTGGGTTTGGAGATATTGACTCTGCCTATCGTATTATCTATACAACAGACATCACAGCAGAGTGGGAAGGATCAAGAAGTTTTCAAAATACTGCGAGATTAACTGGTAATGGTAGTATTAATCAGACAGCAAGTGCTACGGTTTCTGTAAGTCGAGGAGAATCACTAAACAAAAGAAGTACAAATTACGATCCAGATGATCATACTATCACATGGGAGATTCAGTTTAATTATAATTCTCGCATCATTTCTGCAGTAGACGCTGTTTTAGTTGATCAGTTTGACATCGAACAACCATCTGGTCAGACAGAACCTCTATCTATGAGAGTCGTTGGCGGACTTGTGCCATCATCGTTTGTGATTTACCAGATTACATTAAATGATGATGGAGGAGAAACAGGTACACCTATTCGACTTGCAGAATCAGAATACAGTGTCGAACCAAACCCTGATGCTGATGGATTTGTATTACGTTTTAATAATGAAAATGGTATTAGCGAGCCATATAAAATTGTCTATCAGACCCAAATCGTAGGAAAAGTATTTGTTGATCAAGATGCAAGCAACCAGGTTAGAATAGATGGTGAAAATAGGTGGAGGGGAGAAGGCGTTACCCTTCAACAAGGCATTCTGAGAAAAAGTAACTCTGGTATTAATTACTCAGCTAAAACAACAAATTGGCGTGTTACTTTTAATGCTAATGAGTTCGATATGGAACAGGTGGAATTTACCGACGATTTCACCAACAGAGGGCTTCAATTGAGAGAAAATACGGTGACTATTAATGGAACTCCTATTGGTAGTACGACTCATGATTTAGAACCTATCAGCGGGGATTATAAAAATGGATTTACCATTACCTTTGATAGTGGTTCAACAATCAGTTCTCGATACGTAATTGATTATACGACTGATTTTATACCTGATGAAAGAACAAACAGAAATGGTAATTTTACCAATAGAGCTACCCTTGAGTGGAGTGAATCAGGCAGTACTCCATTTACAAAAGTAATTAATGCAGGGTTTACGCCAAATGATTACACACAAAATAACGGCTATAAGAATGGCTCTTACAACGCTGTTACAAAGGAAATAACTTGGAATGTAGGGTTTAACTATAACCTGATTGACATCGATCAGGCCATTGTAGAGGATTATTTTCTCTCTGGGCAACAGCTTGTTCCTGGATCCATTGAAGTTTCTGAAATGGTCATTGCATCTGATGGTGACGCAAGCCGTGGAGCATCTGTAACTTCTGGGTTTACTATTGATACTAATTTAACAGACGGTAACAATAACCCTGGGTTTAAAATCTCCTTCGAGAACCCAATTGATACAGGTTATATCATTACTTATAGAACAACGTTAGATGAGCTTCTTATTGTAGAGACGTACCCTAATATAGCTTATGTCTATGACGGTAGTGAAGAATTAACAAGGCTATCAGCTAGTGTTAGTGTGACACACGGTACAGAATATACGCATAAAGAAGCAGATTACACAAGCGGTGTTATAGTTGATTGGAGAATTTGGATCAATAGAGGACAATCTAGAGTACCAGCTGGAGCAAAGATAGTTGATACTCCAAGTGATAACCAAATCCTGCTTGAGGATTCCTTTGAGCTTTATGGAACACAAGTAAGTAGTGGTGGGCAGGTTACTAAGGATACTAATAACAGATTAGCTGAGGGAGTAGATTACACTCTAGAAATTCTAGTCGATGAATCGGGTAAAGAAACGTTTGAGCTAACATTTACGAACATACTAACCGTCCCTTATGTGTTAGAGTATCAGTCCTTTATCAACGCAAGAAACAACGAGTATGTCAGCAACACTGTTGAATTTCATGGGCAAGGTATTGCTGTAGAAACGACGGAATCAGAGGAAAGGATTCAGGTTAGACTATCTGGTGGCTCAGGTACTGGTAGTGGGCAGGTTGGAGATCTAGTGGTTGTAAAAGTTGACCATGATGATCAATCCATCCGCTTACCAAATGCTACCTTCTCCTTATACTTTGCTTCAAACAATAGACTTATTCGTACATTGGAAACAGGAGCAGATGGAACAGTAACATTTGAAAATCTATTGTTCACTAGTTATACCCTTGTTGAAGATGAGGCACCCGACGGGTATGAGCTTGATATTAACAACTCCCAAACCGTTACTCTTACTTCAGGACAAGATGAAACTGAAATTATCGTAACAAACAAAAGTACAGCTTCTATTCTCGCTGGGCTTGGAGATTATGTCTGGTTTGATGAAAACCGAAATGGTGTTCAGGATCCTGATGAAGCTGGGGTTAATGGTGTAACAGTGAATTTATATCACAAGAACTCAGAGGATGAGTTTGTTCTAATTAATACAGCTGTTACAAGTGATGACAATCAAGGTAATCCTGGGTATTACCTATTTGATGAATTACGTCCTGGGGAGTATCGAGTTGAATTTATTCTCCCGTCAGGCTATGTGTTTACTGAGCAATATTCAACCAATAACCCTACAAATGGAGTAGATGACTCTAACGCTGATCCAGAAACAGGTTTTACAGAAACAATTGTTTTAGGAGAAGGAGAGTACAATTTAACGATTGATGCTGGGCTAGTATTACCTCTTGGTAAGCTAGGAGATTACGTATGGATTGATGGTAACCGAAACGGCATCCAAGATCCTAAGGAGCTAGGGATTAATGGTGTAACCGTACGACTCTATGAAGAGAACGAACATGGAGAACTTATCCAAGTTGGAGAGATGGAAACTGGAGACAAGGATGGTCTGCCAGGCTACTATCTATTTGAAGACCTAGAGCCGGGTAACTATCAGGTTGAATTCGAGTTACCGAATGGCTACACATTTACCCGTACAAATGCTGGATCAGACCAAGAGGTTGATTCTAATGTGGATTCTCAAGGATGGACCGAGATTATCCCATTAGCCCAAGGGGAAATTAACCTAACGATCGATGCTGGGCTAGTCCGTATCATTACTGGCGGTGGTGACGATGATTGGGTACCACCAACAAATCCTCCTAGACCACAGGATCCTAAAGATGATGATAAAGAAGACAGTGAGGGGAATGAAGGCACAGAGGAAGGGCAAGATGGTGATGAGAACGACAGTACAACACCACCAGCTACAGGCGATGGAGATGGTGACGTTCCTGGAGAAGGAAGTGGAACAGATCAAACTGGTGGCAATGATTCAGACATGACAAATCCTCCAGGTAGCCCAGGATCGGATGAAAGTGGAACTCCAGCACCTGGTCAAAAACTACCACAAACAGGGGAAACTAGATCATTTCTACCTTGGGTAGGCGCTCTACTCTGTCTAGTAGGAATTGTCCTTTGGGTTAAGCGTCGTTCCCTCATGGTAAATACAAATGAGAAGTAA
- a CDS encoding GGDEF domain-containing protein, with protein sequence MKYEGRVFLTLFSLILNISFLFLVFKLERLFTMDTLLYLLVTAILSWLLGYQYDKVKYYSYVDHLTKCYNRSFIEKKFSKIGTPIQPLGFKSKKMVVYFFDVDHFKHINDRFGHHSGDKILQVLASIIIEMFSDRGYVVRWGGDEFAVFLPVDQSMDIDTIQNYIEYRLRNFILDENISFTVSVGQAVFPDEGKGLKELMQIADQNMYMAKNRRLLRKESME encoded by the coding sequence ATGAAGTATGAGGGAAGAGTATTTTTAACATTGTTTTCTCTAATTTTGAATATAAGCTTTCTTTTTTTAGTTTTTAAGCTAGAGCGTCTTTTCACTATGGACACGTTACTTTATTTGCTTGTTACTGCAATTCTATCTTGGCTACTCGGTTACCAATATGACAAGGTCAAGTACTATTCTTATGTTGATCATTTAACTAAGTGTTATAACAGAAGCTTTATAGAAAAAAAGTTTTCTAAAATTGGCACTCCTATTCAACCCTTGGGTTTTAAATCTAAAAAAATGGTTGTTTATTTTTTTGATGTAGATCATTTTAAGCATATTAATGATCGCTTTGGTCATCATAGCGGTGATAAGATTTTGCAAGTTCTGGCAAGCATCATCATTGAAATGTTTTCTGATCGAGGTTATGTGGTGCGTTGGGGCGGCGATGAATTCGCCGTATTTTTACCAGTAGATCAGTCCATGGATATTGATACCATTCAAAATTATATTGAATATCGATTAAGAAACTTTATCTTAGATGAGAATATTTCCTTTACTGTGTCAGTAGGTCAGGCTGTTTTTCCTGATGAGGGCAAGGGATTAAAGGAGCTAATGCAAATAGCCGATCAAAACATGTATATGGCTAAAAACAGAAGGCTATTACGCAAAGAATCTATGGAATGA
- a CDS encoding response regulator produces MLRAIIIDDEPLAVHIMKKTVDDLGIVDIAETFLNPVEALQWVAQKKIDLVFLDIEMGEISGMEVAEQLSHFYPHIHIVFVTAYNHYAVEAFELNALDYVLKPVQKQRLKKTLERIVSRQEMHGLRDEDQKPPKEEKGMLCFFQYISTYFSQQGIQKIFWRTAKAQELFAYLIHYRHKHVRKEEILELLWPDMKLDRASSLLHTTIYQVRKTIQEHGLHVAIKYKDEGYYLEKEDLIFDVDEWERGLGGLGEVTDTSIEQHQQLTELYRGDYLQDCPYIWKEAEQERLRLLWLEHIKKIVAYYVQQQRYTDAIPYYNQMKELHPYLEEGYFGLMKMNAALGYQAEVKKNFDKLVLRFQEDLGVQPKREVLDWYMEWSLTSS; encoded by the coding sequence TTGCTTAGAGCCATTATTATTGACGATGAACCCCTGGCCGTACACATTATGAAAAAAACGGTGGATGATCTTGGTATAGTTGATATTGCTGAGACATTCCTTAATCCTGTAGAAGCCCTCCAGTGGGTTGCACAAAAAAAGATCGACCTTGTATTTCTAGACATTGAAATGGGAGAAATCTCTGGTATGGAGGTTGCTGAACAGCTTTCTCATTTCTATCCTCATATACATATCGTATTTGTTACAGCATACAATCATTATGCTGTTGAAGCATTCGAATTAAATGCTCTTGATTATGTGCTAAAGCCGGTACAAAAGCAAAGGCTCAAGAAAACATTAGAGAGAATTGTCTCACGACAGGAAATGCATGGGCTAAGGGATGAGGATCAAAAGCCACCAAAAGAGGAAAAAGGAATGCTGTGCTTCTTTCAATATATATCCACCTATTTTTCTCAGCAGGGCATTCAAAAAATTTTTTGGCGCACCGCTAAAGCGCAGGAGCTGTTTGCTTATTTAATTCATTATCGCCACAAGCATGTTCGTAAAGAGGAAATTCTCGAGCTTCTATGGCCGGACATGAAGCTGGACAGAGCTTCTTCTTTGTTACACACCACCATTTATCAAGTTAGAAAGACCATTCAGGAGCATGGTCTGCATGTTGCTATCAAATATAAAGACGAAGGTTATTATTTAGAAAAAGAAGACCTTATATTTGATGTGGATGAATGGGAGAGAGGCCTTGGTGGATTAGGTGAAGTAACGGACACGTCTATTGAACAGCATCAACAGCTTACTGAATTGTACCGAGGAGATTATCTACAGGATTGTCCATATATCTGGAAGGAGGCGGAGCAAGAACGCTTAAGACTGCTATGGCTAGAGCACATAAAGAAGATTGTGGCATACTACGTTCAGCAGCAGAGATACACGGACGCCATTCCTTATTATAATCAAATGAAGGAGCTACATCCTTATCTTGAGGAAGGGTACTTTGGATTAATGAAAATGAATGCTGCATTAGGCTACCAAGCTGAGGTAAAGAAGAATTTTGATAAGCTTGTCTTACGTTTTCAAGAAGATCTTGGTGTTCAACCTAAAAGGGAGGTTTTAGATTGGTACATGGAATGGAGCTTAACTTCGTCGTAA
- a CDS encoding helix-turn-helix domain-containing protein, protein MKGNDQNAKPLLTNREREVFELLVQDKTTKEIADLLFISEKTVRNHISNVMQKLGVKGRSQAVVELVRLGDLII, encoded by the coding sequence ATGAAGGGGAACGACCAAAATGCGAAGCCATTGTTAACTAACAGAGAAAGAGAAGTTTTTGAACTACTTGTCCAAGATAAGACAACAAAGGAAATAGCAGACCTTTTATTTATTAGTGAAAAGACGGTGAGAAATCACATTTCCAATGTTATGCAGAAGTTGGGAGTAAAGGGTCGATCTCAGGCTGTTGTCGAATTGGTTCGTTTAGGTGATCTTATAATCTAG